Proteins from one Fragaria vesca subsp. vesca linkage group LG6, FraVesHawaii_1.0, whole genome shotgun sequence genomic window:
- the LOC101294194 gene encoding alanine aminotransferase 2, mitochondrial-like, translated as MRRFVNGRLRSLIVHSLQQTKQHPIRPHQHQTPPLLLSRFLSSSTSVVDVPNSMADKSPHPATVTVDNINPKVVKCEYAVRGEIVILAGKLQEQLKANPGSLPFDEILYCNIGNPQSLGQQPITYFREVLALCDHPAILDKSETQGLFSADSIERAWEILDQIPGRATGAYSHSQGIKGLRDSIAAGIEARDGYPSDPNDLFLTDGASPAVHTMMTLLIRSEKDGILCPIPQYPLYSASIALHGGTLVPYYLDEASGWGLEISDLKKQLEDARSKGVSVRALVVINPGNPTGQVLAEDNQRQIVEFCKQEGLVLLADEVYQENVYVPDKEFHSFKKVTRSMGYGENDIALVSFQSVSKGYYGECGKRGGYMEVTGFSPEVREQIYKMASVNLCSNISGQILSSLVMSPPKVGDESYELYLSEKDGILSSLKRRAKTLEDALNSLEGVTCNRAEGAMYLFPRIELPQKAIHAAEAAKTAPDAFYCKRLLNATGIVVVPGSGFGQVPGTWHFRCTILPQEDKIPAVVDRLTEFHKKFMDEFRD; from the exons ATGCGGAGATTCGTGAACGGCAGACTGAGAAGCCTCATCGTCCATTCTTTACAACAGACCAAACAGCACCCGATTCGTCCTCACCAGCACCAAACACCTCCTCTACTTCTAAGTCGTTTCTTGTCCTCCTCCACTTCAGTTGTCGACGTCCCGAATTCCATGGCTGACAAATCTCCTCATCCGGCTACTGTTACTGTTGACAATATCAATCCCAAG GTTGTGAAGTGTGAATATGCTGTCCGAGGTGAAATTGTCATTCTTGCCGGG AAACTTCAAGAACAGTTGAAGGCTAATCCAGGCTCTCTTCCTTTTGATGAG ATACTTTACTGCAATATTGGAAATCCTCAGTCTCTTGGTCAGCAACCAATCACTTATTTCCGAGAG GTTCTTGCATTGTGTGACCATCCAGCCATCTTGGACAAGAGTGAAACACAAGGCTTGTTCAG TGCTGATTCAATTGAACGGGCATGGGAGATTCTAGACCAGATTCCTGGAAGAGCAACCGGTGCTTACAGTCACAGTCAG GGTATCAAGGGGTTACGTGACTCAATTGCTGCTGGAATTGAAGCTCGTGATGGCTATCCTTCTGATCCAAATGATCTTTTCTTAACAGATGGTGCAAGCCCTGCG GTCCATACGATGATGACGTTGCTGATAAGATCAGAAAAGGATGGGATTCTTTGTCCCATTCCTCAATACCCTTTGTACTCTGCTTCAATTGCTCTCCATGGTGGCACACTG GTTCCTTACTATCTTGATGAGGCATCAGGGTGGGGATTGGAAATTTCTGATTTAAAGAAGCAATTAGAGGATGCAAGGTCGAAGGGTGTCAGTGTAAGGGCCTTGGTCGTTATAAATCCAGGCAACCCAACTGGTCAG GTTCTTGCCGAGGACAACCAGCGGCAGATTGTGGAATTCTGTAAGCAAGAAGGGCTTGTTTTACTGGCAGACGAG GTGTATCAAGAGAACGTATATGTTCCTGATAAGGAGTTTCATTCATTCAAGAAGGTAACCCGGTCTATGGGTTACGGTGAGAATGATATTGCACTCGTATCTTTCCAATCAGTCTCTAAAG GGTACTATGGGGAGTGTGGAAAAAGAGGTGGATACATGGAGGTCACTGGATTCAGTCCTGAAGTGAGGGAACAAATATACAAAATGGCATCCGTCAATCTTTGTTCTAATATCAGTGGTCAAATTCTTTCAAGCCTTGTGATGAGTCCACCAAAG GTTGGAGATGAATCCTATGAGTTGTATCTTTCAGAGAAAGATGGAATTCTGTCATCTCTTAAAAGGCGTGCAAAG ACGTTAGAGGATGCGTTGAATAGCCTGGAGGGTGTGACATGCAACAGAGCTGAGGGGGCAATGTACCTCTTTCCCCGCATAGAACTGCCTCAAAAGGCAATCCATGCAGCAGAAGCTGCAAAGACGGCTCCAGATGCATTCTATTGCAAACGCCTACTGAATGCCACTGGAATTGTAGTTGTTCCTGGTTCTGGTTTCGGACAG GTTCCTGGCACCTGGCATTTCAGATGCACAATCCTGCCTCAAGAGGATAAAATTCCAGCCGTCGTCGACCGTCTAACAGAGTTCCACAAAAAATTCATGGACGAGTTCCGTGACTAG
- the LOC101297280 gene encoding uncharacterized protein LOC101297280 encodes MDLTSPRCFQAPNFISSSEPQLESNTSFYGKSKSNPFADTFPDPLCKLNLKETAEFVKSFPLPPPSINGPESNRSNYLDSSAQKREGVTSVVTHKKVLEAPPTPGRPVFSFSVGNLSRKSFPSKWDDAEKWLINSSCHDSPAHNSTKVSNAKQCDTFKQHQMEVSKAVSSFQRSASLNNHNSSAKAFKGGLGSMDVLPKDKFVDDIEPVLPNFKYLEPTREGFLFKNPACETMKDAGTDQCDQIEHRDVGTEMTPLGSSTTSRCHTPFKYPSPARHNTPENRSGPLALGHSSSTSNTIDITQLQECHLAKLQLGTQYDSVASTWNSREEEEMEISKSLRHFDTGNVYAGNGYREGMSEPRAAAWEEEENNKCCLRYQREEAKIQAWVNLQSAKAEAQSRKLEVKIQKMRSNLEEKLMRKMAVVHRKAEELRAEARQQHTEQIHKATNQAQKMISRHNPHFSGHISCGCFPCSNHNRS; translated from the exons ATGGATCTTACAAGCCCCAGATGTTTCCAAGCTCCAAACTTTATCTCATCTAGT GAACCACAATTGGAGAGCAACACAAGCTTCTATGGGAAAAGCAAGAGCAACCCATTTGCAGACACCTTCCCTGACCCACTTTGCAAGCTTAATCTCAAAGAGACAGCTGAGTTTGTCAAGTCATTCCCACTGCCACCACCAAGCATTAATGGCCCAGAAAGCAATAGGAGCAATTATCTTGACTCCTCAGCTCAGAAAAGAGAGGGAGTGACCTCAGTTGTCACACACAAGAAAGTTCTAGAAGCTCCTCCCACACCCGGAAGGCCTGTGTTCAGCTTCAGTGTTGGTAATCTTTCCAGGAAGAGCTTCCCTTCAAAGTGGGATGATGCTGAGAAATGGCTCATAAACAGTTCTTGCCATGATTCTCCTGCTCACAACTCCACAAAGGTTAGCAATGCCAAGCAATGTGATACCTTTAAGCAGCACCAAATGGAGGTGTCAAAAGCAGTCTCAAGCTTTCAGAGGTCTGCTTCTTTGAACAATCATAACAGTTCTGCCAAAGCTTTCAAGGGGGGCTTAGGCTCAATGGATGTGCTTCCAAAAG ATAAGTTTGTAGATGACATAGAGCCAGTTCTGCCAAATTTCAAGTATTTGGAGCCAACTAGAGAAGGGTTTCTATTCAAAAACCCAGCCTGCGAAACCATGAAAGATGCAGGCACAGACCAGTGTGATCAAATAGAACATCGGGATGTTGGGACAGAGATGACTCCTCTTGGCAGTTCAACAACTTCGAGGTGCCACACACCATTCAAGTACCCATCACCAGCACGCCATAACACTCCTGAAAATAGGTCAGGCCCATTGGCCTTGGGGCACTCTAGCAGCACCAGTAACACCATTGACATTACTCAGTTGCAGGAATGCCATTTAGCTAAGCTTCAACTTGGGACACAATATGATTCAGTTGCGTCGACTTGGAACTCAAGGGAAGAGGAAGAAATGGAAATATCAAAGAGCTTGAGGCATTTTGACACAGGCAATGTATACGCAGGCAATGGATACCGAGAAGGTATGTCTGAACCAAGAGCTGCTGCTTGGGAAGAGGAAGAAAATAACAAATGCTGCCTTAG GTATCAGAGGGAAGAAGCAAAAATTCAAGCCTGGGTCAACCTCCAAAGTGCAAAAGCAGAAGCTCAGTCAAGAAAGCTTGAG GTGAAGATACAGAAGATGAGATCAAACCTGGAGGAGAAGTTGATGAGGAAGATGGCAGTTGTGCATAGAAAAGCCGAGGAATTGAGAGCAGAAGCCAGGCAACAACACACTGAGCAAATTCACAAGGCAACCAACCAAGCACAGAAGATGATAAGTCGGCACAACCCTCATTTTTCAGGCCATATTTCTTGCGGGTGCTTCCCTTGCAGTAACCACAACCGATCATGA